The Streptomyces sp. NBC_01353 genome contains a region encoding:
- a CDS encoding serine/threonine-protein kinase — translation MSEAEQSRDTARDPRRNAAAGAGTDGDRGVVPAAREAEPGVTSGKDSSTSAESTGTGGTAGVESDSTPEDGAAKGAESKGGTPEGGASKAEAAEGEAPKSAAPKDAAPADKAPKDAAPADKAPKDAAPKDAAPKDAAPADKAPKDAAPEDAAPEGEAPKDAAPEDKAPKDAPRDAAPKADAPVLKKAGGAGRSGAAGSAAATAEGRLLAGRYRLGVVLGRGGMGTVWRAVDETLGRTVAVKELRFPNSIDEEEKRRLITRTLREAKAIARIRNNGAVTVYDVVDEDDRPWIVMELIEGKSLADAVREDGTLTPHRAAEVGLAILDVLRSAHREGILHRDVKPSNVLIGGDGRVVLTDFGIAQVEGDPSITSTGMLVGAPSYISPERARGHKPGPAADMWSLGGLLYASVEGSPPYDKGSAIATLTAVMTESVDPPKNAGPLLEKVIYGLLAKDPAQRLDDAGARVLLRAVLDAPVPEPEPSPEATRVVPLPPLPPTPPFAPSSTKEKGADAAADRVRGALRSVRNAAASAKPEQKAKPKPEPLQGGNRPAQPRASLTDVVPRRTLVIIAAVVVLALLGTILAVALNGDEDGKDNKGGGKGSGDKVTSAGATAGNGDGQNQGTTPSDPGQQGGDQPGGSGSGSGSGEQSGTPSGTPGTAAPGAGGTQLPAGYTMVTNDRFHFTMAMPASFRLNGIAGRNSGGIFNADGGYPRVQVDFNSSPKDDAASAWSAAMAGVAATSNGYRHIGIRPVSYKGYPTVADWEFERTEKGMKIRILNRGFKVDAKRGYSIMISCKADEWDAPACKTLRDTAFATFSPKD, via the coding sequence ATGTCGGAGGCGGAGCAGTCGCGGGACACGGCGCGGGACCCTCGGCGGAACGCCGCAGCGGGTGCCGGAACCGACGGCGACCGAGGTGTGGTTCCAGCGGCGCGTGAGGCGGAGCCGGGTGTGACGTCCGGTAAGGATTCGTCCACGTCGGCCGAGTCCACCGGGACCGGTGGCACGGCGGGGGTCGAGTCCGACTCGACGCCCGAGGACGGGGCGGCCAAGGGCGCTGAGTCGAAGGGCGGGACACCCGAGGGTGGCGCGTCCAAGGCCGAGGCGGCCGAGGGCGAGGCGCCAAAGAGCGCCGCGCCCAAGGACGCGGCGCCTGCGGACAAGGCGCCCAAGGACGCGGCGCCTGCGGACAAGGCGCCCAAGGACGCGGCGCCCAAGGACGCCGCGCCCAAGGACGCGGCGCCTGCGGACAAGGCGCCCAAGGACGCGGCGCCTGAGGACGCGGCGCCCGAGGGCGAGGCGCCCAAGGACGCGGCGCCTGAGGACAAGGCGCCCAAGGACGCGCCCCGGGACGCGGCGCCCAAGGCCGACGCGCCGGTGCTCAAGAAGGCCGGGGGCGCGGGGCGCTCCGGAGCGGCCGGGAGCGCGGCGGCTACGGCCGAGGGGCGTCTGCTGGCCGGGCGGTACCGGCTGGGCGTGGTGCTCGGGCGTGGCGGCATGGGCACGGTGTGGCGCGCGGTCGACGAGACCCTCGGGCGCACCGTCGCCGTCAAGGAACTGCGGTTCCCCAACAGCATCGACGAGGAAGAGAAGCGACGCCTCATCACCCGGACCCTGCGCGAGGCCAAGGCCATCGCCCGGATCCGTAACAACGGCGCCGTGACCGTCTACGACGTCGTCGACGAGGACGACCGTCCCTGGATCGTCATGGAGCTCATCGAGGGCAAGTCCCTCGCCGACGCCGTGCGCGAGGACGGCACGCTCACCCCGCACCGCGCCGCCGAGGTCGGCCTCGCGATCCTCGACGTGCTGCGCTCCGCGCACCGCGAGGGCATCCTGCACCGCGACGTGAAGCCGTCCAACGTGCTGATCGGCGGGGACGGCCGGGTCGTCCTCACCGACTTCGGCATCGCCCAGGTGGAGGGCGACCCGTCGATCACCTCCACCGGCATGCTCGTCGGCGCCCCCTCGTACATCTCGCCCGAGCGGGCCCGCGGCCACAAGCCCGGCCCCGCCGCCGACATGTGGTCGCTGGGCGGACTGCTGTACGCGAGCGTCGAGGGCAGCCCGCCGTACGACAAGGGCTCCGCGATCGCGACGCTCACTGCCGTGATGACCGAGTCCGTCGACCCGCCGAAGAACGCGGGGCCGCTCCTGGAGAAGGTCATCTACGGCCTGCTCGCCAAGGACCCCGCCCAGCGCCTCGACGACGCGGGTGCCCGGGTGCTGCTGCGGGCCGTGCTCGACGCACCCGTGCCCGAGCCCGAGCCGTCTCCGGAGGCCACCCGAGTGGTGCCGCTTCCGCCGCTTCCGCCCACGCCGCCGTTCGCGCCGTCCTCCACGAAGGAGAAGGGCGCCGACGCGGCCGCCGACCGCGTGCGCGGGGCGCTGAGGTCCGTACGGAACGCGGCCGCCTCGGCAAAGCCCGAGCAGAAGGCCAAGCCGAAGCCGGAGCCGCTCCAGGGCGGGAACCGGCCGGCGCAGCCGCGGGCCTCGCTCACCGACGTCGTGCCGCGCCGGACCCTGGTGATCATCGCCGCGGTCGTGGTCCTGGCCCTCCTCGGCACGATCCTGGCCGTCGCGCTGAACGGCGACGAGGACGGCAAGGACAACAAGGGCGGTGGCAAGGGCAGCGGGGACAAGGTGACCTCGGCCGGCGCCACGGCCGGGAACGGCGACGGCCAGAACCAGGGCACGACGCCGAGCGACCCCGGCCAGCAGGGCGGTGACCAGCCCGGCGGCTCGGGCTCCGGTTCGGGCTCGGGCGAGCAGAGCGGTACGCCCTCCGGGACGCCGGGCACCGCCGCGCCCGGAGCCGGTGGCACGCAGCTGCCCGCCGGCTACACGATGGTGACCAACGACCGCTTCCACTTCACCATGGCGATGCCGGCCTCCTTCCGGCTCAACGGCATCGCCGGCCGGAACTCGGGCGGGATATTCAACGCGGACGGTGGTTACCCGCGTGTCCAGGTCGACTTCAACAGCAGCCCCAAGGACGACGCGGCCAGCGCGTGGTCCGCTGCCATGGCCGGCGTCGCCGCCACCAGCAACGGATACCGGCACATCGGCATCAGGCCCGTCTCGTACAAGGGTTATCCGACCGTCGCGGACTGGGAGTTCGAGCGCACCGAGAAGGGCATGAAGATCCGGATACTGAACCGGGGCTTCAAGGTGGACGCCAAGCGCGGCTACTCGATCATGATCAGCTGCAAGGCGGACGAGTGGGACGCCCCCGCGTGCAAGACGCTGCGGGACACGGCGTTCGCCACGTTCAGCCCCAAGGACTGA
- a CDS encoding glycerol-3-phosphate dehydrogenase/oxidase, whose translation MRTATLGPAERAEALAGMAERELDVLVVGAGVVGAGTALDAATRGLSTGLVEARDWASGTSSRSSKLIHGGLRYLEMLDFALVREALKERGLLLERLAPHLVKPVPFLYPLQHKGWERLYAGSGVALYDAMSVSSGHGRGLPIHRHLSRRNALRVAPCLKKDSLVGALQYYDAQMDDARFVATLVRTAASYGTKVASRARVIGFLREGERVVGARVQDVEAGGEYEIRAKQLVNATGVWTDDTQALIGERGQFHVRASKGIHLVVPKDRIHSNTGLILRTEKSVLFVIPWGRHWIIGTTDTDWDLDKAHPAASSADIDYLLEHVNSVLAVPLTRDDVQGVYAGLRPLLAGESDATSKLSREHTVAHPVPGLVVVAGGKYTTYRVMAKDAVDEAVHALDQRVAACVTEDIPLLGAEGYKALWNARARIAARTGLHVVRVEHLLNRFGSLTEEVLELIAADPSLAEPLTGAEDYLRAEVVYAASHEGARHLDDVLTRRTRISIETFDRGTRSARECAELMAPVLGWDENQIEKEIEHYDKRVEAERESQRQPDDLTADAARLGAPDIVPI comes from the coding sequence GTGAGGACAGCGACACTGGGACCCGCCGAGCGCGCCGAAGCGCTCGCGGGGATGGCCGAGCGCGAGCTGGACGTGCTGGTCGTGGGCGCCGGAGTGGTCGGCGCCGGGACCGCGCTCGACGCGGCCACGAGAGGCCTCTCGACCGGCCTCGTGGAGGCCCGGGACTGGGCGTCCGGCACGTCCAGCCGGTCGAGCAAGCTCATCCACGGCGGTCTGCGCTATCTCGAGATGCTGGACTTCGCGCTGGTGCGGGAGGCGCTGAAGGAGCGCGGGCTGCTCCTGGAGCGGCTCGCACCCCACCTGGTGAAGCCGGTGCCCTTCCTCTACCCCTTGCAGCACAAGGGCTGGGAGCGGCTCTACGCGGGCTCGGGCGTCGCGTTGTACGACGCGATGTCCGTCTCCTCGGGCCACGGCCGAGGCCTGCCGATCCACCGCCACCTCTCCCGGCGCAACGCCCTGCGGGTGGCGCCCTGTCTGAAGAAGGACTCCCTGGTCGGGGCGTTGCAGTACTACGACGCCCAGATGGACGACGCCCGTTTCGTCGCCACGCTCGTGCGGACCGCCGCGAGTTACGGCACGAAGGTCGCCAGCCGCGCGCGGGTGATCGGCTTCCTGCGCGAGGGCGAGCGGGTCGTCGGCGCGCGCGTCCAGGACGTGGAGGCCGGCGGGGAGTACGAGATCCGGGCCAAGCAGCTCGTGAACGCGACCGGGGTGTGGACGGACGACACCCAGGCGCTCATCGGGGAGCGGGGGCAGTTCCATGTACGGGCGTCGAAGGGCATCCACCTGGTGGTGCCCAAGGACCGGATTCACTCGAATACCGGACTGATCCTGCGGACAGAGAAGTCCGTGCTGTTCGTGATCCCGTGGGGACGGCACTGGATCATCGGCACGACGGACACCGACTGGGACCTGGACAAGGCCCACCCGGCCGCCTCCAGCGCCGACATCGACTATCTCCTGGAGCATGTGAACAGCGTCCTGGCGGTGCCGCTCACCAGGGACGACGTCCAGGGGGTCTACGCAGGGCTGCGGCCTCTGCTGGCGGGCGAGTCGGACGCCACGAGCAAGCTCTCTCGCGAGCACACCGTCGCGCACCCGGTCCCCGGCCTCGTGGTCGTGGCCGGCGGCAAGTACACGACCTACCGCGTGATGGCAAAGGACGCCGTGGACGAGGCCGTCCACGCCCTCGACCAGCGGGTCGCGGCCTGCGTCACCGAGGACATCCCGCTCCTGGGCGCCGAGGGATACAAGGCGCTGTGGAACGCGCGGGCCAGGATCGCCGCCCGGACGGGCCTCCACGTGGTGCGTGTCGAGCATCTGCTCAACCGGTTCGGGTCGCTGACGGAGGAGGTCCTGGAGCTCATCGCCGCCGACCCGAGTCTCGCCGAACCGCTGACCGGGGCCGAGGACTATCTGCGCGCCGAGGTCGTCTACGCGGCCTCGCACGAAGGCGCCAGGCACCTCGACGACGTACTGACCCGGCGCACCCGGATCTCGATCGAGACCTTCGACCGGGGGACGCGCAGCGCCCGGGAGTGCGCGGAGTTGATGGCGCCGGTGCTGGGCTGGGACGAGAACCAGATCGAGAAGGAGATCGAGCACTATGACAAGCGGGTGGAGGCGGAGCGGGAGTCGCAACGGCAGCCGGACGACCTGACGGCGGACGCGGCTCGGCTCGGAGCTCCGGACATCGTTCCGATCTGA
- a CDS encoding nucleotide sugar dehydrogenase produces MPADLAVIGLGHLGLPLAQAAIAAGIDTIGYDTDPRPVTELAAGRPPVDGSLSASEIRRMLSGGFRPTTNPAELGRVRTAVICAPTPLGPDRTLDLTAVDDAARALAAKLRPHTTVLLESPVPPGTTEGLLRDLLEEGSGLRAGRDFHLAYSPGRLDPGNRAQGFAGTPKVIGGLTSACQESAAAFYGRLTDKVVRARGPREAETVKLLETNFRHVNIALVNEMAVLCHELGVDLWDVIRCAETKPFGFQAFRPGPGVGGHGVPVDTISTHRPLRMVELAGQVNERMPQYVIQRCATLLNEHGKSARGARVLLLGITYKPDLADREGSPADEIARRLMDLGAVVSYHDPHVPDWRVRDLPVPRADSLYEAAAHADLTVLLQHHRTYDLQGLAVKAQLLLDTRGATPAGAAHRL; encoded by the coding sequence ATGCCCGCTGATCTCGCCGTCATCGGCCTCGGCCACCTCGGACTCCCCCTCGCCCAGGCCGCCATCGCCGCCGGCATCGACACCATCGGCTACGACACCGACCCGCGCCCCGTCACCGAACTCGCCGCCGGCCGCCCGCCCGTCGACGGCTCGCTCTCCGCGTCGGAGATCCGCCGGATGCTCTCGGGGGGCTTCCGGCCCACGACCAACCCCGCCGAACTCGGCCGGGTCCGCACGGCCGTCATCTGCGCCCCGACCCCACTCGGCCCCGACCGCACGCTCGACCTGACCGCCGTCGACGACGCCGCCCGCGCCCTCGCCGCCAAGCTGCGCCCCCACACGACGGTCCTGCTGGAGTCACCCGTCCCACCCGGCACCACCGAAGGTCTGCTGCGGGACCTCCTGGAGGAGGGCTCGGGGCTGCGCGCGGGACGCGACTTCCACCTCGCCTACTCCCCCGGCCGGCTCGACCCCGGAAACCGCGCCCAAGGCTTCGCCGGCACCCCCAAGGTCATCGGCGGCCTCACATCCGCCTGCCAGGAGTCCGCCGCCGCCTTCTACGGCCGGCTCACCGACAAGGTGGTACGCGCGCGTGGCCCGCGCGAGGCCGAGACCGTCAAGCTGCTCGAGACCAACTTCCGGCACGTCAACATCGCCCTCGTCAACGAGATGGCGGTGCTGTGCCATGAACTCGGCGTCGACCTCTGGGACGTGATCCGCTGCGCCGAGACCAAACCCTTCGGCTTCCAGGCCTTCCGCCCCGGCCCCGGGGTGGGCGGCCACGGCGTCCCCGTCGACACCATCAGCACCCACCGCCCGCTCCGCATGGTCGAACTGGCCGGCCAGGTCAACGAACGGATGCCGCAGTACGTCATCCAGCGCTGCGCCACCCTCCTCAACGAGCACGGCAAGTCGGCCCGAGGCGCGCGGGTCCTTCTGCTGGGGATCACGTACAAACCCGATCTCGCAGACCGCGAGGGCTCGCCTGCCGACGAGATCGCCCGGCGCCTCATGGACCTGGGCGCGGTGGTCAGCTACCACGACCCCCATGTCCCGGACTGGCGTGTCCGCGACCTCCCGGTCCCCCGCGCGGACTCGCTCTACGAGGCCGCCGCCCACGCCGACCTGACGGTCCTTCTGCAACACCACCGCACCTACGACCTCCAGGGCCTCGCGGTGAAGGCCCAACTGCTCCTGGACACCCGCGGCGCCACGCCGGCGGGCGCGGCACACCGCCTCTGA
- a CDS encoding GuaB3 family IMP dehydrogenase-related protein: protein MTEIEIGRGKRGRRAYAFDDIAVVPSRRTRDPKEVSIAWQIDAYRFELPFLAAPMDSVVSPQTAIRIGELGGLGVLNLEGLWTRYEDPQPLLDEIAEMDEATATRRLQEIYAAPIKEELIGQRIKEVRDSGVVTAAALSPQRTAQFSKAVVDAGVDIFVIRGTTVSAEHVSGAAEPLNLKQFIYELDVPVIVGGCATYTAALHLMRTGAAGVLVGFGGGAAHTTRNVLGIQVPMATAVADVAAARRDYMDESGGRYVHVIADGGVGWSGDLPKAIACGADSVMIGSPLARATDAPGKGHHWGMEAVHEDVPRGKLVDLGIVGTTEEILAGPSHTPDGSMNFFGALRRAMATTGYSELKEFQRVEVTVADAQHKR, encoded by the coding sequence GTGACTGAGATCGAGATCGGGCGCGGCAAGCGCGGCCGCAGGGCGTACGCGTTCGACGACATCGCCGTCGTACCGAGCCGGCGCACCCGGGACCCGAAGGAGGTCTCGATCGCCTGGCAGATCGACGCCTACCGCTTCGAGCTCCCCTTCCTGGCCGCCCCCATGGACTCGGTCGTATCGCCGCAGACCGCGATCCGCATCGGTGAGCTGGGCGGCCTGGGCGTGCTGAACCTCGAGGGTCTGTGGACCCGGTACGAGGACCCGCAGCCGCTGCTCGACGAGATCGCGGAGATGGACGAGGCGACCGCGACGCGCCGTCTGCAGGAGATCTACGCCGCCCCGATCAAGGAAGAGCTGATCGGGCAGCGTATCAAGGAGGTGCGCGACTCGGGCGTGGTCACCGCCGCCGCTCTCTCCCCCCAGCGCACCGCGCAGTTCTCGAAGGCCGTCGTCGACGCAGGCGTGGACATCTTCGTCATCCGTGGCACCACGGTCTCCGCCGAGCACGTCTCGGGCGCGGCCGAGCCGCTGAACCTCAAGCAGTTCATCTACGAGCTCGACGTCCCGGTCATCGTCGGCGGCTGCGCCACGTACACCGCGGCCCTGCACCTGATGCGCACCGGCGCGGCCGGTGTCCTGGTCGGCTTCGGCGGCGGCGCGGCGCACACCACGCGCAACGTGCTCGGCATCCAGGTCCCGATGGCGACCGCGGTCGCCGACGTGGCCGCGGCTCGCCGCGACTACATGGACGAGTCCGGCGGCCGGTACGTCCACGTCATCGCCGACGGCGGCGTGGGCTGGTCCGGCGACCTGCCCAAGGCGATCGCCTGCGGTGCCGACTCGGTCATGATCGGCTCCCCGCTGGCCCGCGCCACGGACGCGCCGGGCAAGGGCCACCACTGGGGCATGGAGGCCGTCCACGAGGACGTGCCGCGCGGCAAGCTGGTCGACCTGGGCATCGTCGGCACGACCGAGGAGATCCTCGCCGGTCCGTCGCACACCCCGGACGGCTCGATGAACTTCTTCGGCGCCCTGCGCCGCGCGATGGCGACGACGGGCTACAGCGAGCTCAAGGAGTTCCAGCGCGTCGAGGTCACGGTCGCGGACGCGCAGCACAAGCGCTGA
- the guaB gene encoding IMP dehydrogenase, with amino-acid sequence MTVYVDGVPEKFATLGLTYDDVLLLPGASDMAPDQIDTSSYISKNVRVNIPLLSAAMDKVTESRMAIAMARQGGVGVLHRNLSIADQANQVDLVKRSESGMVTDPITVNPDATLGEADAICAKFRISGVPVTDAAGKLLGIVTNRDMAFESDRSRQVREVMTPMPLVTGKVGISGVDAMELLRRHKIEKLPLVDDSGILKGLITVKDFVKAEKYPNAAKDKEGRLLVGAAVGVAGDAYERAQALIEAGVDFIVVDTAHGHSRLVGDMVAKIKSNSAVDVIGGNIATRDGAQALIDAGVDGIKVGVGPGSICTTRVVAGIGVPQVTAIYEASVAAKAAGVPVIGDGGLQYSGDIAKALVAGADTVMLGSLLAGCEESPGELMFINGKQFKSYRGMGSLGAMQSRGEQRSFSKDRYFQEGVASDEKLVPEGIEGQVPYRGPLSAVVHQLVGGLRQSMFYVGGRTVPDLQANGRFVRITSAGLKESHPHDIQMTVEAPNYSRK; translated from the coding sequence ATGACTGTCTACGTCGACGGAGTGCCCGAGAAATTCGCGACACTCGGGCTCACATACGACGACGTGCTGCTGCTGCCCGGCGCGTCCGACATGGCGCCCGACCAGATCGACACCTCCTCGTACATCTCGAAGAACGTGCGGGTGAACATCCCGCTGCTCTCCGCCGCGATGGACAAGGTCACCGAGTCCCGCATGGCGATCGCCATGGCGCGACAGGGCGGCGTGGGTGTCCTGCACCGCAATCTCTCGATCGCCGACCAGGCCAACCAGGTCGACCTGGTGAAGCGCTCCGAGTCCGGCATGGTCACCGACCCGATCACGGTGAACCCCGACGCGACGCTCGGCGAGGCCGACGCGATCTGCGCCAAGTTCCGCATCAGCGGTGTCCCGGTGACCGACGCGGCGGGCAAGCTGCTCGGCATCGTCACCAACCGCGACATGGCCTTCGAGTCGGACCGCAGCCGCCAGGTGCGCGAGGTCATGACCCCGATGCCGCTGGTCACGGGCAAGGTCGGCATCTCCGGCGTCGACGCCATGGAGCTGCTGCGCCGCCACAAGATCGAGAAGCTGCCGCTGGTCGACGACTCGGGCATCCTCAAGGGCCTGATCACGGTCAAGGACTTCGTCAAGGCGGAGAAGTACCCGAACGCCGCCAAGGACAAGGAAGGCCGCCTGCTCGTCGGCGCGGCCGTCGGTGTCGCCGGTGACGCGTACGAGCGCGCCCAGGCGCTGATCGAGGCAGGCGTCGACTTCATCGTCGTCGACACCGCGCACGGTCACTCCAGGCTCGTCGGGGACATGGTCGCCAAGATCAAGTCGAACTCCGCCGTCGACGTCATCGGCGGGAACATCGCCACCCGTGACGGCGCCCAGGCGCTGATCGACGCCGGTGTGGACGGCATCAAGGTCGGTGTCGGCCCCGGCTCCATCTGCACCACCCGTGTGGTCGCCGGCATCGGCGTCCCGCAGGTCACCGCCATCTACGAGGCGTCCGTCGCCGCGAAGGCGGCCGGCGTGCCGGTCATCGGCGACGGCGGCCTGCAGTACTCCGGCGACATCGCCAAGGCCCTCGTGGCCGGTGCCGACACGGTGATGCTCGGCTCGCTGCTCGCGGGCTGCGAGGAGTCCCCGGGTGAGCTGATGTTCATCAACGGCAAGCAGTTCAAGTCGTACCGCGGCATGGGTTCGCTCGGCGCGATGCAGTCCCGTGGCGAGCAGCGCTCCTTCTCCAAGGACCGTTACTTCCAGGAGGGCGTCGCCTCCGACGAGAAGCTCGTGCCCGAGGGCATCGAGGGCCAGGTGCCGTACCGCGGCCCGCTGTCCGCGGTCGTCCACCAGCTGGTCGGCGGGCTGCGCCAGTCGATGTTCTACGTCGGCGGCCGTACCGTTCCGGACCTTCAGGCGAACGGCCGGTTCGTCCGGATCACCTCGGCGGGCCTCAAGGAGAGCCACCCGCACGACATCCAGATGACCGTCGAGGCGCCGAACTACAGCAGGAAGTAA
- a CDS encoding sigma-70 family RNA polymerase sigma factor, giving the protein MRDDEPTVIGALVHRAVEGDEQATHDLLARVHPLALRYCRTRLNRLPGDARHFVEDLAQEVCVAVLMALPRYKDTGRPFEAFVFAIAGHKVADLQRAAMRHPGSTAVPSDEMPERPDDSLGPEERALLSDDAEWAKKLLANLPENQRELLVLRVAVGLTAEETGQMLGMSPGAVRVAQHRALSRLRALAEQ; this is encoded by the coding sequence ATGCGCGACGACGAGCCCACGGTGATCGGTGCACTCGTTCACCGTGCCGTCGAGGGCGACGAGCAGGCCACGCACGACCTTCTGGCGCGTGTGCACCCGCTCGCCCTGCGCTATTGCCGGACGCGGCTGAACCGGTTGCCCGGTGATGCTCGCCACTTTGTCGAGGACCTCGCACAGGAGGTCTGTGTCGCCGTCCTGATGGCGCTGCCGCGCTACAAGGACACGGGCAGGCCGTTCGAGGCCTTCGTCTTCGCCATCGCCGGACACAAGGTCGCCGATCTGCAGCGGGCCGCCATGCGGCACCCGGGCTCGACGGCCGTGCCCTCCGACGAGATGCCGGAGCGGCCCGACGACTCCCTCGGCCCGGAGGAACGTGCGCTGCTCAGCGACGATGCCGAATGGGCCAAGAAGCTGCTCGCCAATCTGCCGGAGAACCAGCGGGAGCTGCTGGTGCTGAGGGTGGCGGTCGGACTCACCGCCGAGGAGACCGGGCAGATGCTCGGGATGTCTCCGGGGGCTGTTCGGGTGGCGCAGCACCGCGCGCTCAGCCGACTGCGCGCACTGGCCGAGCAGTAA
- a CDS encoding response regulator transcription factor — protein MTSVLVCDDSPLAREALRRAVATVPGVERVTTAANGEEVLRRWGADRSDLILMDVRMPGLGGVETVRRLLSADPGARIIMLTVAEDLDGVALAVAAGARGYLHKDASRAELRATVTQALADPTWRLAPRRLRSAEMGAAPTLTAREIQVLEGMSHGRSNAEIGRELFLSEDTVKTHARRLFKKLGASDRAHAVALGFRWGLVR, from the coding sequence ATGACATCCGTCCTCGTCTGCGACGACTCCCCGCTTGCCCGAGAGGCGCTTCGCCGCGCGGTCGCGACCGTGCCCGGCGTGGAGCGCGTGACCACCGCGGCCAACGGCGAGGAAGTCCTCCGCCGCTGGGGCGCGGACCGCTCGGACCTGATTCTGATGGACGTACGCATGCCCGGTCTGGGTGGCGTGGAGACCGTCCGCCGGCTGCTGTCCGCGGACCCCGGCGCCCGCATCATCATGCTCACGGTCGCGGAGGACCTGGACGGTGTCGCGCTCGCGGTCGCCGCGGGCGCCCGTGGCTATCTGCACAAGGACGCCTCGCGCGCCGAGCTGCGGGCCACGGTCACCCAGGCCCTCGCCGACCCGACCTGGCGGCTCGCCCCGCGCCGGCTGCGGTCGGCCGAGATGGGTGCGGCGCCGACGCTCACCGCGCGTGAGATCCAGGTGCTGGAGGGCATGAGCCACGGCCGGTCGAACGCGGAGATCGGGCGCGAGCTCTTCCTCTCCGAGGACACGGTCAAGACCCACGCCCGACGCCTGTTCAAGAAGCTGGGCGCATCGGACCGGGCGCACGCCGTCGCCCTCGGTTTCCGCTGGGGTCTGGTCCGCTAG
- a CDS encoding WhiB family transcriptional regulator, giving the protein MADFSRLPGPNADLWDWQLLAACRGVDSSLFFHPEGERGAARSARENSAKEVCMRCPVRAECAAHALAVREPYGVWGGLTEDEREELMGRARNRLITASASSSAGVGRA; this is encoded by the coding sequence ATGGCAGATTTCTCCCGCCTTCCTGGACCCAACGCCGATCTTTGGGACTGGCAACTGCTCGCGGCCTGCCGCGGAGTCGACAGTTCCCTGTTCTTCCACCCCGAGGGAGAGCGCGGCGCGGCACGGAGTGCGCGTGAGAACTCGGCGAAAGAGGTCTGCATGCGGTGCCCGGTACGCGCGGAGTGCGCGGCACACGCACTCGCCGTGCGGGAGCCCTACGGCGTCTGGGGCGGCCTCACCGAGGACGAACGCGAAGAGCTCATGGGACGAGCCCGCAATCGCCTGATCACGGCATCGGCATCGAGTTCGGCAGGCGTGGGGCGCGCCTGA
- a CDS encoding LysR family transcriptional regulator, with protein MIEARHLRVLRAVAATGSFSAAARELGCTQPAVSQQMKALESSAGTPLLIRTGREMRLTQAGEALVRHASGILAGLTAAEEEVAAIAGLRAGRVRLVSFPSGSSTLVPTALAALRAAHPGTRVSLVEAEPPRSVEMLREGDCDVALAFRYGAGPDEWNDLVVRPLLADRLVGLVPEAHRLADAESVGIAELADESWIAGCPRCRRQLVDVCEEAGFTPRIDFATDDYPAVVGLVGAGLGVAVLPALAIESVRPKGARTVVVEPSVEREIVALTLPDLAQVPAVAATLDELTRAATRA; from the coding sequence ATGATCGAGGCCCGCCATCTCCGCGTCCTGCGCGCCGTCGCCGCGACCGGCTCCTTCTCCGCCGCCGCGCGCGAACTCGGCTGCACCCAGCCCGCGGTGAGCCAGCAGATGAAGGCGCTCGAATCCTCCGCCGGAACGCCCCTGCTGATCCGGACCGGCCGCGAGATGCGGCTCACCCAGGCGGGCGAGGCCCTGGTCAGGCACGCCTCGGGCATCCTCGCGGGCCTCACGGCCGCCGAGGAGGAGGTGGCCGCCATCGCGGGCCTGCGCGCCGGCCGTGTCCGCCTGGTCTCCTTCCCCAGCGGAAGCTCCACCCTCGTTCCCACCGCCCTCGCCGCCCTGCGCGCGGCGCACCCGGGCACCCGGGTCTCGCTCGTGGAGGCCGAGCCGCCGCGCTCGGTGGAGATGCTGCGGGAGGGCGACTGCGACGTGGCCCTGGCCTTCCGCTACGGCGCGGGCCCCGACGAGTGGAACGACCTCGTCGTCCGTCCCCTGCTCGCCGACCGCCTGGTGGGCCTCGTGCCGGAGGCGCACCGGCTCGCCGACGCCGAGTCGGTGGGCATCGCCGAACTGGCCGACGAGTCCTGGATCGCCGGCTGCCCGCGCTGCCGCCGCCAGCTCGTGGACGTCTGCGAGGAGGCGGGGTTCACCCCGCGCATCGACTTCGCGACCGACGACTACCCGGCCGTGGTCGGACTGGTCGGAGCCGGGCTGGGCGTCGCCGTCCTGCCGGCGCTCGCCATCGAGTCCGTACGCCCCAAGGGGGCGCGGACCGTGGTGGTGGAGCCGTCCGTGGAGCGAGAGATCGTCGCCCTCACGCTGCCGGACCTGGCCCAGGTCCCGGCCGTCGCGGCGACGCTCGACGAGCTGACCCGCGCGGCCACACGCGCGTGA